The genomic DNA ACATTATCAAACCATCTTATCATATTATAACACAGcaattcagttcaattcaattTGACAAGCCAGCCCTCCCTGTACTGTATTACAATATGGTTGACTGCATTCTACTTTACATCCAGAACACATACACAAAGCCATGCAGTTGCACAGCACATCTCTGGGGGACAGTTTAGTTATGACACAAACCACAGTCATTGTCATGTTACGACACAAACCACAGCCGTCGTCATGTACCTGTGTCACTTCCTGTCTGAGGTGCAGCAGAAGAGAGGAAAATAGGAAGTCAGattcagtgccttcggaaagtgttcagaccccatAATGAgagcaaaaacaggcttttagaaattttggcaaatttataacaaaaaaaactgaaatatcacgtttacataagtattcagaccctttactctgtactttgttgaagcaccttaggcaccgattacagcctcaagtattcttgggtatgaggctacaagcttggcaaacctgtatttggtgagtttttcccattcttctctgcagatcctctcaagctctgtcaggttggatggggagcgtcgctgcacagctaatttcaagtctctccagagatgttcaaaacgtgtcctgaagccactcctgcgttgtcttggctgtgtgcatatggtccttgtcctgttggaaggtgaaccttcaccccagtctgaggtcctgagcactttggagcaggttttcatcaaggatctctctgtgctttgctccgttcatctttgtttcaattctgactagtctcaaagtccctgccgctgaaaaacatccccacagcatgatgctgccaccaccatgcttcaccgtagggatggtgccatgtttccccCAGAcgggacacttggcattcaggccaaagagttcaatcttggtttcatcagaccagagaatcttgtttctcatggtctgagagtcctttaggtcccttttggcaaactccaagtaggatgcatgtgccttttactgaagagtggcttccgtctggccactctaccataaaggcctgactggtggactgctgcagagattgttgtccttctggaaggttctcccagctccacagagggacactgtcagagtgaccattgggttcttggtcacctctctgactaaggcccttctcccccgattgctcagtttggccgggcggccagctctaggaagagttggtggttccaaacttcttccatttaagaatgatggagaccactgtgttcttggggacctttaaagctgtagaaatgttttggtgcccttccccagatcggtgcTTCGAGACAATACTGTCTCTGAGCTTTCCGGacaattctttcaacctcatggcttggtttttgcgctgacaggcactgtcaactgtgtaagcttatatagacagggctcccgagtggcgcagcgtctaaggcactgcatctcagtggtagaggggtcactacagaccctggttcgattccaggctgtatcacaaccggacgtgattgggagtcctatagggcggcgcacaattggcccagtgttgtccgggttaggatTTGGCCGGGTTaggtcattgtgaataagaatttgttgttaactgacttgcctagttaaataaaggttaaaaaatatatataataataattaaaaaataataaaagacagtgtgtgcctttccaaatcatatccaatcaatttaatGTATCACAacactaatcaagttgtagaataatctcaaggatgatcaatggaaataggatgcacctgaagtttccaaaactgtttgaatggtgcctgtgagtataacagaactcatttggcaggcaaaaccctgagacattttctgacaggaagtggatacctgatgtgttgtattgactttaaacctatcccattgaaaaacacaggggtttaggaatattttggcacttcctattgcttccactagatgtcaccagcctttacaaagtgttttgagtcttctggagggagatctgaccgaacaagagccatggaacgttgatgtcccattagacacctggcgcgctagttcatgttgggtaccctcgttccaatacgttataaaagagtatgcattcgtccaccttgaatattattcatgttctggttaaaaaaggccctaatgatttatgctatacaacgtttgacatgtttgaacgaacggaaatatattttttcccctcgttcatgacgagaagtccggctggcttacatcatgtgctaacgagacggagatttttggacataaattatgagcttttttgaacaaaactacattcgttatggacctgtgatacctggaagtgacatctgatgaagagaatcaaaggtaatggattatttacatagtattttcgattttagatctccccaacatgacgtctagtctgtatcgcaacgcgtatttttctgggcgcagtgctcagattattgcaaagtgtgatttcccagtaaggttatttttaaatctggcaagttgattgcgttcaagagatgtaaatctataattctttaaatgacaatataatattttaccaatgttttctaattttaattatttaatttgttacgctgacttgactgccggttattggagggaaacgatttcctcaacatcaatgccatagtaaaacgctgtttttggatataaatatgaacttgatagaactaaaaatgcatgcattgtctaacataatgtcctaggagtgtcatctgatggagattgtaaaaggttagtgcatcattttagctggttttatggttttggtgaccctgtctttgaattgacaaaacattacacacaactcttgtaaatgtactgtcctaacatactctaaatttatgctttcgccgtaaaacctttttgaaatcgtaaaacgtggttagattaaggagatgtttatctttcaaatggtgtaaaatagttgtatatttgaaaaatttgaattttgacatttatttggattcaaatttgccgctcttgaaatgcacctgctgttgatggagtgcaccacgggtggcacgctagcgtcccacctagccccaagaggttaataaacCTGCAATGAAAACACACGGCAACACTATTACATCTTGACTGTGTCTATGTGACCCGAGGAATGAAAATGAGAGTGGGGAGTGAGATACCTTGGACTGGATGGGTGGGGTTTCTTGATGGTGATCTCATCAATTCGCCCCTCGTAGATCCTGTTGATGGCTGTGTTTCCCAACTCACACATCAACTACAggacagggaggcagggaggataaacacacacacgtcagttgtgtttttattgaataaagaaagtatatatatatatatatatatatatatttctacatAGACTTTCAACACATTCTAAAAcgcatgtacagtcgtggccaaaagttttgggaatgacacaaatatacattttcacaaagtctgctgcctcagttcgtatgatggcaatttgcatataatccagaatgttatgaagagtgataagatgaattgcaaagtccctctttgccatgcaaatgaactgaatccccaaaaaacatttccactgcatttcggccctgccacaaaaggaccagctgacatcatgtcagtgattctcttgttaacacaggtgtgagtgttgacgaggacaaggctggagatcactctgtcatgctgattgagttcgaataacagactggaagcttcaaaaggagggtggtgcttggaatcattgttcttcctctgtcaaccatggttacctgcaaggaaccacgtgccgtcatcattgctttgcacaaaaagggcttcacaggcaaggatattgcagccagtaagattgcacctaaagttgattcagctgtgggatagGGGCACCACCAgttcagagcttgctcaggaatggcagcaggcaggtgtgagtgcatctgcacgcacagtgagctgaagacttttggaggatggcctggtgtcaagaagggcagcaaagaagccacttctctccaggaaaaacatcagggacagactgatattctgcaaagggtacagggattggactgctgaggactggggtaaagtcattttctctgatgaatcccctttccgattgtttggggcatccggaaaaaagcttgtctggagaatacaaggtgagcgctaccatcagtcctgtgtcatgccaacagtaaagcatcctgagactattcatgtgtggggttgcttctcagccaagggagtgggctcgctcacaattttgcctaagaatacagagatgaataaagaatggtaccaacacatcctccgagagcaacttctcccaaccatccaggaacagtttggtgacgaacaatgccttttccagcatgatggagcaccttgccataagacaaaagtgataactaagtggctcggggaacaaaacatcaacatTTTggatccatggccaggaaactgcccagaccttaatcccattgagaacttgtggtcaatcctcaagaggcgggtggacaaacaaaaacccacaaattctgacaaactccaagcattgattatgcaagaatgggctgccatcagtcaggatgtggcccagaagttaattgacagcatgccagggcggattgcagaggtcttgaaaaagaagggtcaacactgcaaatattgactctttgcatcaacttcatgtaattgtcaataaaagcctttgacacttatgaaatgcttgtaattatacttcagtattccatagtaacatctgacaaaaatatctaaagacactgaagcagcaaactttgtggaaattaatatttgtgtcattctcaaaacttttggccacgactgtacagtaacCCCCCTTGACATTAGTCTAGTAATGCTACACTATTGAGATGCATCCAAAGGTAGCGTAGTGGATGTATTCTTACCCGGACCAGCTCTGGTTCCCAAGAGTCCAGGGTGAGGGAGCGTACTTTGGAGAAATGGACGCCCAGACTCCTGTCAGAAGGACAGAAGGTAGTTACatattagtttgtgtgtgtgtgtgtgtgtatgtgtgtgtgtgtgtgtgtgtgtgtgagtgtacctgTGTATCCCCGAGCAGACGATGCAGAGGGTGATCCCCAGGTTGATAGAGGCCCAGTCCGGACTGGGCTCTCCACAGTCACAGCACTGCATGTTCCCCGGGATGGCTTGGACCTCCTCCAGAGCCTCGTGGCCCCCCGTCTTCTCCTGCTCCCCACAcagccctcctcctcctgggCTGCCTCCCGACACAGAGCTGCAATGCTCCctctgtgtgagagagcgagagagagacacacacaaacaaactttGTGTAGGGAATGACCTACAAACCTGCTTCTGAAACACATGTGTAGTGAGAATGAAtaatgtttgtatgttttctcaCTGGACAGTGTGGGTCTTCTCTGCGTTCCTGGAAGGCTGAAGCGATGCTGTTCTGGACAGCACTGATCCAGCCCTGCTGCTGACGCTCGGAGTCTGCCTGTAACagacagctcctacacacacaaaaTCACCATGTTAACACTAAACAAATACACTAAACAAATATCTAAagcaacatcaacacacacacacacatccctactTTCcctctaccgtaaattccggactataagccgcaacttttttcccacgctttgaacctcgcggcttaaacaatgacgcggcaaatatatggatttttcccgctttacattttttttttccaaaaaaacacattctgtgacgtgctcagttttttggcggcatgaagctttcattagaccaatgaaattgccgaacgggttaaggtcaaacagtgacgagagcgacaaacaatgaaaacgatccaatatcggatgaagcaattctgaggctattcaactccgacaccgaaggagatgacttcagtggtttcagtgcacaggaggaggaagatagtgaccaatgactttcttggtatgCTAccgtttactgctaattttttattttttattacaagccgtgtttcgttaaagtctatttatttttgttacaagccgtgcttcgttaaagcctatttatttttgttacaagccgtgcttcgttaaagcctatttatttttgttacaagccgtgcttcgttaaagcctatttatttttgttacaagccgtgtttcgttaaagcctatttatttttgttacaagccgtgcttcgttaaagcctatttatttttgttacaagccgtgcttcgttaaagcctatttatttttgttacaagccgtgcttcgttaaagcctatttatttttgttacaagccgtatttcgttaaagcctatttatttttgttacaagccgtatttcgttaaagcctgtgtaaagttcatttgttaaGTTCATAAAGTTCATTtgtgtaccggtaggcacctgcggcttatagacatgtgcggcttatttatgttcaaaatattattatttttaaaattcagtgggtgcggcttatattcaggtgtgctcaatagtccggaaattacggtatataccgatacacacacacacaaaatcactaTGTTAACACTAAACAAATACCCTAAACAAATATCTAAagcaacatcaacacacacacacacacacacacacacacatacacacacacacacagctgtagacTCACTTGGATGGAGAGACCACCTCGAAGCAGAATCGTCTCTCGTTGTCAACGCAGACCTTCACTGTACAAAGACGCAGATCCTCAATCACTACTGTGGGCTGATCCTGAGAGAAAGAAGGACACggtcaggctgtgtgtgtgtgtgtgtgtgtgtgtgtgtgtgtgtgtgtgtgtgtgtgtgtgtgtgtgtgtgtgtgtgtgtgaacgtcaCTAACTTTGTCTCTGCATGGATTGCTATAAAAAATGCATTGAAAAGTAAAGCAGTGGCTTTCAAAAATTCACCTTGAATTTCTTCTGATAGACCAGTTGATTTTTCTGAATAGAGAACCAGCGCCTACCGTTGTGAGACAGGAGATCAAAAGGAGATGAGAATGAATAATGCAATCATCAGATATATCATGATTCTACCCATCACTTTcctagcagtggaggctgctgaggggaggccgGCTCATATCAATGCCTTGAATAGAGTCAATAGAATGgtatcaaacgtggtttccatgtggttgacaCCGTTCCAGCCCTTTCTataagccgtcctcccctcagcagcctcctctgcttCCTAGGCTATAGCCTTaaaaatatcagagagagagagaaaggcagagaaagagagagagaacaacatgcAGTAGAAAGAATGTGTGGTGGGGTAACATACCTGCTCCAGGTCTTGAAGGCATTGCTAGCTCTCTTATACAGGTAGCCCTCCATGGCAATACCGTTGGCGGCATCAGCACAGAAATCCATTAAGGAGTTATCATAGGAGACATCCTGCCAACACAACATAAACACAACGATAAACATTACTGTAGGGAAGGGAAGGGATGTTAGTAAATATCATTGTAATACAGTGATGCCAGTAGACCACCAAGCTATGTCTAAAAGGAAGTGATGACGTCATCAGGTTTGACTAGCTGTATCTTCACAGGTTGGAGACTTCTAGCACAGATAGAATAGGTTCTAAACAAAGTGAACTACATTTTTTAGACTTACCCTTTGCAAAAAAGTCTAAAAATCACATTGTTAGAAGGATTGCAAAGGAGAATTGCCCACACTCACTTCACAGAGGTGGCATTCCCTAAGGGAAATATGCAGATACATGCTAGAACGCACCAATTGGATcgcgctagctcgtgcttggctctgcccacctacttgcttgttctgccctcatctgttcccattggaaacaacAAGTTGTGGTCTACCTTGGTTTAGTTACAAAGAAAATTTGCTTCTAGTGTCATAACATGGCAGCCAACTTGGTGGCCTGTGTTTAGTTTGGATCCAGCAGTGTTCACCTTTTTCTTAATGGCCTCGTGTCTCTGTTCCATGTCTCTCTTCTCCCTGGCGGAATTCAACACTAGTTGAGTGTGCTGtgtatgagagaaaaaaaaagagagagtcaggcacaaacaatttgatttaaaaaaacacaGAATACAATATGTTTCAAATGATGCACATTATCTTAAATCACACGCGGCAGTGCAGCATGATAGGCCAGTTTGGCCAGGGAACAAAATATAGAGAATAATGTACACAGTATACTGGAACAGTGTATGTTTTTTATGTAGTTGTAGAGATTAATGTAGAAACTGTTGAGGAAAATCAGGCTAGGAGATTATGGACTTCTGGCTTGGACAGCTTTTAGCTAGATGTCAGGGAATCCATCACTCCAGACTTCGTCCTCTTGGGGAAACAGGAAGGAGGAAGTGCTGAACCTGTCCCAAATCCCTGTTTCTGCATGGAGGATCGAGGAAAAACCTCAAGCAGCTTCCTGTAGCAGCtttactttctccctctctctctctcactaaggtttcaggactccctaaatctttctcagattattaccaatcccacaaagtatgactccaaacatccagaaaaggctactctccttgatgttatcctcacaaataatcctgacagGTATCAGgctggtgttttctgtaaataccttagtgatcactgttttacagcctgtgttcataatggctgctcagtgaaacgacctgtcctgatttgtcatagacgcttgctaaaaaactttaatgagcaagccttccttcatgacctggcctctgtaaattggtaaagaatcagcttgatcccctctgtcgaagacacttggacattctttttaaaaatattttcagtggtattattaacaaacacgcccccataaaaataatgagaattaaaaacaggttcagcccctggttcgaccatgatctggcagagttactccacctcaagaattccatttggcgaaaggctcggcaaaCGCAtactctcgttcaggcaaatgagaaataagtgcactcaggctatccggaaggctaAAGTTTGGTCCTATAAGGAGAAGTTCTCTCTccgtgggtctaaccccaagaagttctagaAAACGACCTGgtgaataaaccctcctcctcacagctttCCCttcatgttgatgatgtggttgttactgacaaggatcACATGGCTGagttctttaatcaccacttcattaagtcaggcgTCCTATTTGACTCCGCCATGCCTcgttgcccgtccaacatttcctcatctcccaccctttttaatgcgactagccccaatgcttttcccctgccccgctacaaagtttctccttgcaggcagtcactgagtctgaggtgctattAAACTtcaccccaaaaaacatctgggtcatatggtttagatcctttcttctttaaggttgtagcccatatcatcgccaagcctgtctctcctctctgggcaggttcccattgcttggaaggcagccatggtgaatcctttatttaaagggggagatcaagctgatccttactgttataggccaatttctattttgcccagtttatcaaaagtgttggaaaaacttggcaataatcaactgactggctttcttaatgtctatagtattctctctggtatgcaatctggtttctgctcaggttatggatgatgataccattgcccttgattcaaagcaatgttgtgctgctatttttattgacttggccaaagcttttcatacggtagaccattccattcttgtgggccggctaaggagtattggtgtctctgaggggactttggcctggtttgctaactacctctctcaaagagtgcagtgcatTAAGttaagtcagaacatctgctgtctcagccactgcctgtcaccaaggaagTAACCCCaaagctcgatcctaggccccacgctcttaatttacatcaacaacatagctcaggtagTAGGAAGctatctcatccatttatatgcagatgttacagtcttatactcagctggcccctccccagattgtgtgttaccccagctgccaaacaaaCCATGATTCAGATGATTTAGATTTGCcatcaatgctccttataggacacatcactgcactctatactctgtaaactggtcatctttgtaaaaataataataataaaaataataacataaaaatatatttatatcagTTAATCCAGCAGTCTTTAAGCACTTTCTGCAGGTATTTTTACATGTTCTTGCcctcttgttctttctctctctcattctgcctCTCACTCTTTCGCCATTTCCTGTAACAGCAGGAAGAGTTAAAACAGTCTTTGTGGCTTTAATGCTCCAGTGAAAGGTGTCTTGCTTTCCGGTTTCAAGCTTCTCTCTGACTAACCTTCCTGTTAGTTTTAGTCTACTGTTGACTTCAGGCCTAGAGCTCCATGTTTGGCAGCTCTTCCAGTTATGCTACAGTGCTATTCCAGCGTAGCACTAACGTTACTGTTTGACTAGATGAAAACACGCATGCAcgtgctcgcacacacacacacacacacacgaacgcacGCAAGCACAAActttctcagtcatgtgaaatgttTCCTGTTGACGGTGCCCACACGGTTTCCTGTCACGATGAGAGGGACGTCACCTTGTGACTTCCTCATCCCTCTGGAGCACATTGTTAGGACTCGTGTACGAATGAATCAATGGAATCGACTATTCGAATAAACCTTTTCACCATCCTTCTAAGAGGAGATGAAttcatccccctcttctcttccacTCACTCTCATAAACTCTTTTtaccccgctctctctccctcgccgtgTTCCCTAATTTCAAAATCTGAACAATGTACTTGAACAGATCTCTTCCTCCGCCTATGAATTTGGTTCATCCAACACACTTATGTCCCGCCCTCCCTCTCATTCCTTCACGTGTCCTTGTTACCTCTTCACTCAGGGTGCGACGGTAGTCGTCCAGCTCCGAGAGGGACTGGTGACCTTGCTGGAAGAACTGGGACTGGGCCTCCATCATAGACACCATCTTGCAGAAAAACACAGAGAAAAGCGTTTTCATACAACCAACTACATACTAAACAATACAGGCAAGCATAAAATGAACTCAACAACTGCTCAAGTAAACAAATTATTAGACACCCACATGTGTGCTTAACCATGCAACGTTTTACAATACTCCCAACGATAACATGACGAAACTCACCGCCATCAGGATGTCCGTCTTCTTCTTGGCCTCGATGACATTGACCTAGGAGAGTTTGTGAACAGGAGGGAACAGAACATGGGTGTGGTTATGATTGCAGCTAGTACGAACCTCTGGGTATTAATAGTGACCAGCCTGCTACAGGGAAACCCTCAGGCAATGCTGTTATCATTCACCACAGCAAAACACATGTCCCTAAACATGGGTGCCGTTGCATATTTTATTAATTATTTTGTTCGAAATATGGCCTGGTCCTGGCATCTGTTATGTGTAAAATGATGTAGCATTCTGTTTGAGGCATTTGAGTAGTGTCCATATTCTCAAAAAGCCATCCGGCTGTGGAATGAGAAAGACTCCTGTCTAGAACTGATCGTTTCAATACTGGCCTGTAATTAAATTTAAAGCAAACCACTCAAAACCATTTCAAAGTCAAACTAACATGCTGAAAATGCATTTGGGAGAGTCAATTAAAGCATGTTTCTACAGCCATGCCAGTGTGTATGCACAGGCAAACactcacccctccatctccctcaacaATCCACCTTGGATGCCCTCACCTGCAGTACGTAGTCGAGGGCTCCGGAGCGGAAGGTCTTGCGGGCGTTGAGGAGGGCTTGGCTGACCTCTTCTACCTCGTGCTGTTTTCCCCGGGGGGCCTGAGCGTTCCTCCCCAATGCTGCCTCCAGACTCTCACTGCCCCGCTCAAACTCCTTACGCACATCCTTGAACCGACGCACATCcctgggagaaggagaaggagagggggagggggagggagggataaagcGGTAGCATAACTGAATGCTAGGGAGTGGCCCTTTCAGACCAGAGGTGGGTGGGACTGGATTAGTTGTGAAAGCAGTGTATGGTAGTAGTTTGGGCAAAGAGGACTGAATGAGAAAGGAGTGCCAGACTCACTCACTCTTTCACAAAACTCAGCAACTTCAACTTCACCGACTTCTGTGTGCTTTCAATCACTTCCTATGAGAAaaagagagtaaaagagagagagagaaagagacagagaaagaaacagagagagacagagaaagagagagagagagagagagagagagagagagctactcaGACACCTGACATGTAATAGTGGTTGCTACAGTAACTAATGTTGAAAGCTAGTGATGCACAATGGAGTCCAACTCACCCCCTGAGCTTCCAGAATCACTGCCAGCTTCTTGGAGAATTTCTCCAAACACTCCTGGATGAGAAAAGAACATTGAATTAGTCAgtttaacttttttttattaTGACGGAATACAATACAACGGAACTTTCACTTCCCTTCATAATAATTTACTATGAGTAATATGACCTGTACAGTTAGGTTCCTTCTACAATGATCCCAAATCAGTGCTTGGAGGTTATTACCCAGAATCTCTATAGACTCACCCCCATCATGTTGTCCCCAGAACAGTGGTGGCCCAGCTCTTTGAGCCCTGTGACAAAGCTCTTGCTGGTCTGACAGTAGGCCCTGCCAGCCTCTAGCATGGAGTGGCACTGCTTCACCagctacacaacacaacaaaagGTGTCaagatacaacacaacacaacatggatACTACACAATGCTAAATGAGATGGCATAGCACTACCAACCAATATGATCACTGTTCAGACACAGAATAGgttgagactgaaaagatttggcatgggtccccagatcatcaaaaggttctacagctgcaccatcgagagtatcctgaccggttgcatcaccgcctggtattgcaactactcggcatctgagcataaggcgctacagagggtagtgagaacgccccagtacatcactggggcaaagcttcctgccatccaggacctacataataggctgtgtcagaggaaagcccataaaattgtcagagactccagtcacccaagttatagactgttttcgctgttaccgcacggcaagcggtaccggagcgccaagtctaggaccaaaaggctcctcaacagcttctacccccaagccataagactgctgaacaattcataaaatcgccaccggacaatttacattgaaccacccctccctcccttttgtacactgctgctactcgctggttgtttgttacctatgcatggtcacttcgcccccacctacatgtacagattacctcaactggcctgtacccctgcacactgactcggtactggtgccccctgtatatagcctcgttattcttattgtgttattttttcttattactttttattttagtctacttggtaaatattttcttattcttgaactgcactgttggttaagggcttgtaaagtaagcatttcacggtaaagtccacacttgttgtattcagcgcatgtgacgaataaagttTTGTTTTGACTCTCAAGACTCTGAACTGTAATGACCAGAGTATGCATCTGAAAATGTTATGCACACCAAACCCTTTAGGGAATTAGGAATATCAATTGATTGAAAGGAGAGTGTGATCAAGTTACATTTTCTCTGGCGACAATAGAGTGGGGAAGCAGCAGTAAAGTTAACTCCCTACAACGCAGGTAAAacaccaccatgtctctctcagtTCATAGTCACTATTCAGAGAAAAGGGATGTGTACAAAACTAACCCAGTCCAACTACTATTTACACTCTACTGTGTGGATGGCTGGGAATGTTTATAC from Salmo salar chromosome ssa07, Ssal_v3.1, whole genome shotgun sequence includes the following:
- the LOC106608779 gene encoding arf-GAP with coiled-coil, ANK repeat and PH domain-containing protein 1 isoform X2 translates to MCQRAAIEVVEGDVCELETRLEKLVKQCHSMLEAGRAYCQTSKSFVTGLKELGHHCSGDNMMGECLEKFSKKLAVILEAQGEVIESTQKSVKLKLLSFVKEDVRRFKDVRKEFERGSESLEAALGRNAQAPRGKQHEVEEVSQALLNARKTFRSGALDYVLQVNVIEAKKKTDILMAMVSMMEAQSQFFQQGHQSLSELDDYRRTLSEEHTQLVLNSAREKRDMEQRHEAIKKKDVSYDNSLMDFCADAANGIAMEGYLYKRASNAFKTWSRRWFSIQKNQLVYQKKFKDQPTVVIEDLRLCTVKVCVDNERRFCFEVVSPSKSCLLQADSERQQQGWISAVQNSIASAFQERREDPHCPREHCSSVSGGSPGGGGLCGEQEKTGGHEALEEVQAIPGNMQCCDCGEPSPDWASINLGITLCIVCSGIHRSLGVHFSKVRSLTLDSWEPELVRLMCELGNTAINRIYEGRIDEITIKKPHPSSPRGDKESWIRSKYVEKKFIQKLPETGRKAPLRRSSARRNRANTQERPAEARPPLKPKPTRATLPRLAGLNQSDLVQKNNTGIHKDDEDDEEEDLSGLHPGALLYRSAALQHFPVMADALAHGADVNWVNTAEESSTPLLQAVTANSLAACEFLLQNGANVNTADSNRRGPLHHATILGHTGLVCLFLKRGADYNARDNTQKDPITIAVETANADIVTLLRIAKMNKEMREMDGAFGQSGDETYQDIFRDFSHMASNNPEKLKRRSTDFKT
- the LOC106608779 gene encoding arf-GAP with coiled-coil, ANK repeat and PH domain-containing protein 1 isoform X1, with product MTVKLDFEECLKDSPRFRAAIEVVEGDVCELETRLEKLVKQCHSMLEAGRAYCQTSKSFVTGLKELGHHCSGDNMMGECLEKFSKKLAVILEAQGEVIESTQKSVKLKLLSFVKEDVRRFKDVRKEFERGSESLEAALGRNAQAPRGKQHEVEEVSQALLNARKTFRSGALDYVLQVNVIEAKKKTDILMAMVSMMEAQSQFFQQGHQSLSELDDYRRTLSEEHTQLVLNSAREKRDMEQRHEAIKKKDVSYDNSLMDFCADAANGIAMEGYLYKRASNAFKTWSRRWFSIQKNQLVYQKKFKDQPTVVIEDLRLCTVKVCVDNERRFCFEVVSPSKSCLLQADSERQQQGWISAVQNSIASAFQERREDPHCPREHCSSVSGGSPGGGGLCGEQEKTGGHEALEEVQAIPGNMQCCDCGEPSPDWASINLGITLCIVCSGIHRSLGVHFSKVRSLTLDSWEPELVRLMCELGNTAINRIYEGRIDEITIKKPHPSSPRGDKESWIRSKYVEKKFIQKLPETGRKAPLRRSSARRNRANTQERPAEARPPLKPKPTRATLPRLAGLNQSDLVQKNNTGIHKDDEDDEEEDLSGLHPGALLYRSAALQHFPVMADALAHGADVNWVNTAEESSTPLLQAVTANSLAACEFLLQNGANVNTADSNRRGPLHHATILGHTGLVCLFLKRGADYNARDNTQKDPITIAVETANADIVTLLRIAKMNKEMREMDGAFGQSGDETYQDIFRDFSHMASNNPEKLKRRSTDFKT